TGCAATTTTGAAAGTGCATGTCAAAGAGATTGTTCTGATGGGAAAATCAGTTTGCAGACAGTCCTGCCCTGGAATTTTCCacacatgaatataaatgtgGGATCAAGAAAGGATACAGTGGTTGACTAGCTGATAGTAGCCTCAACACTGACTCCATTATTTCTCAGAGCAATAttgttaattttacttttaaaggcACATTATTTGCTGAACTATTGGAATGAAAGCAAATTAACTTAAATGCTGTACTGTGTAGTTTTAGTAGTGTCTACTGATGTGAAAGTAATAGAGAATGAAAAAAGGTCACCTTGTACCAACTTTGTAAATAAAGTCCTGATTCTAAATATATAACTATAAAATCAATTTGTAATTTccaaaaccatttcaattttaaacTTCTATTTCCTATGCCTGCCACTTTTATGATATGGCAACTCTTTTTGTCATGTAATGCCATATCCATCTTTTCCAGCCGTTGTTCTCAGCTCCTCCCATCATTCCTCAGCACCTGaattacagatgaaaaatatatgtttttcaaTTTACTGAAAACTTTACTAAACAAATTAGTTGAAAAGATAGATAGAGGGTTTACACAATAATTGCTAAACTTAATATCATTAGATTTAGTTGTTGTGTGTTAGTCtgtcaatgaatcaataaaggAATGATAACTCTTGTGATTTATgcctttaaataaaaactaaattaagACGTTATATAACTGTGTCTGCATTGTACACTTACACTGCAGCGCTTTCACCTTGCCTTGCTTTGTGGTATACCCACACACTGATGCTCTGTACTTTGTTCACAGGATAAACAGAACAAGTTGTTTTGACATCATGCGCCATCATGAAACTCACTGCCCAGTCAAATGGAAAGCTGAGGGGTGTGGGGGATATGTTGTTCCCTGGGAAAGGTCACGACGAATGAGAGCAGAAAGCAATGAGAGAGCAGCATCAAGGGCTCAGTTCATGTTAGCTAATAGCAATCATGGAACATGTTGATACTTCTTTAAATGAGATATAAAAGAGTTAATTTTCCAAAATTCTAAACTTTAAGTAACCTCAAAAAGCTTTGTGAAATCAATCTTAAATACTTGACATGGAGCTGTAATTAAAACCTCCATGTTAATGCTGGATATTAGCTTTTAAGGTATTCATTCATGTTCCAGGTAGTCAACAATAGTTTCTATTTTGCTGAGAAGTGGACTTTAGTGTGTGACATAACCTGAAATTCCTGCCTCATAAGCAAATACCATCATGGTTGCAGACGAGTACTTTCACTCAGATGATAGAAAAGGGTTCTGTGGGAAGACATCACCTGTTTGCTTACAGTATAAACAAAACCTTGCCTTTAAATATCAGCAGAAAACAGCATTGTCTCTGGTTTGAGAGGATCACAGGCGCTGGTGGTTGGACCCTCTTCGGACCTGATATTGACTAACACTTGACTTTCCATTGCCTGGCAAATTCTAGAAACATTTCAGGGATTCACAAATTGACTAAAAGCTGATCTGATTCTATTTCTTCCCATATTTGCTTCCTCCAATAACATCATGGCTGAGTCTAGTTTCCCTTTACCACCAGAAGCCTATTGTCCACTGTGTGTGGATGCACTGAGAGACCCGGTCACCATTGGCTGTGGTGACACTTACTGCCTGGAGTGCATCAAAATCTACTGGGACCAGTTCGACCACATGGGTGTGTACAGCTGCCCACAGTGCCGCGCAACCTTCACGCCACGGCCTGTGCTGAGACGTAACCTGCCCGACGTAAACTACGAGCCTCGGCGCCAGCTTCCAGAGCTCACTCCTTTCCCCTACATGCACCGGGAATCCTTCTGCGATTTCTGCGTCGGCCGTCGCAACAAGGCTGTCAAGTCGTGCCTCATGTGCCTGGCGTACTACTGCGAAACGCACGTCAAGCCACATTATGAGTCATCCACCTTCAAGAGACACAAGCTGGTGGATGAGACGGGCCACCTGGACAGGAAGATCTGCCCCCAGCATGAGAAAGGCCTGGAGCTCTTCTGTCGCTCTGACCagatgtgtatctgtgtgttatGTACTGTCAGAGAGCACCGAAGCCACAACATTACCTCAGCAGAGGAAGAACGCACCGAGAAACAAGTGAGTCTGAATTGTCTGTGTCATCAATATGTCTGACTGATTTTTAAGGAGAGTCTATGTTCAAATTGATGTCACAGACTAAAAATATGTCTTGTTCCCTTAAGTAACTGTGATTTACAAAAGCTTGTCTTCTTATTGTCATGTTCTTCCATCAGAAAGTCCTGGTGGTCACACAATCTGAAGTCCAGCACATCATTCAGGAGAGGATGAAGGAGCTGCAGGAACTGAAGCATAATGTGGACGTTCTCAAAGTAAGATCAGCCATAATCAAACATAAATGATTGTGCTTGTACATTGTAAGATCTAATTGTGACATTGTCTATATGTGATGAGATACAAATGTGACATACAGGTGCAGAAAGTATCCTGATATGGCACCATCCAGTGGTCGTATCAAGAATGACACTTTAAACCTTCTGACAAACTGACTTTATCTTTTAGAGTTGCGCCCAGCGAGCACAAGCAGAAAGCGATAAGACGTTCCACGAAATGCTCCAAGCGGTGGAGCGCTGGAAGGCTGAAATCAATCAGATGATAAAGGCCAACATGCAGTCAGCGATGTCACAAGCTGAAGGCTACGTGGACCGTCTGGAGCAGGAGATACTGGAGCTTCAGCGCAGAGATGCAGAGCTACGACAGATCCTCGAAACAGAGGACAACATTCACTTCCTGCAGGTGCTGAAGGATCATACAGAGCTGCATGAAATATTACCATTCTTGTCTTAATACTTGTCAAGGAGTACCACATTGTTGCAATAATTTATACTCTTTCAAATTGAACCCCATATCCACACATTCAGGATCCCAGTAAATTGCTCACAGCACActcatgtttttatacataAGATGataatacagtgtgtgtttctgacttGTTGAGCTCTTTTCTCTCGGTGAATAGAATTTTCCAACCCTGTGCGTTCCTCCTGAGGCCATGGTGCCCAAAGTGCTCATCAACCCTCAGTTCTCCTTTGGTGAGATGAGCAAGACAGCCACAGAAATGAAGGAACATCTGGATGACATCTGTAAGAAGGAACTGAGCAAAATCTCCAAGACAGGTTTGTTCCGGCCTATTGTAttcaaaaaaagatatttttactgtaaaactaTAAAATGGGCGAGTAACGTAATGTTGTATCATCTTCACAGTTAGTGAAACCCCTGTGTATATACTTTTGCCAAGAAATGGAGACAAACGACTCAAAGGTAAGTGACTTTTTTTAAAGCACACATGAATATTGATTCgatttgatttttttggtaGACAGCAAAGTTTTTCAAAGGCATCTCATTTGATTTATATAAgtatttgaaaataaacaataacataaaaTTCATCGCAAATTAACATGTCTCCATGTTTTCCACATCTAAACAGTTCCTGGAAGAGTGGATTTTCAGGAGCCGAAAACAAGACAAGACTTTTTGAGATGTGAGTATTGTTTATGGTTCAGTgcataataaaatacattaaaaatttGTTAACGTTTCTTATTTATTAattgcatttatatttattatatttacagaCCCTGACACATTGAGTGAATGgaatggatgattttttttttctttgttgatcAGTGATTAAGAaatgtttattgtgtgtgtctctctttgcCCAGACTCCTCTAAGATGTCCTTCGATCCGAACACAGTCTACAAAGAGCTGGTCCTGTCCGACGGGAACCAGAGGATCACCCGGAAGAAAACAGTCCAGTTTTATCCAGATCACCCAGACCGCTTTGATGGCTTCTCCCAGGTGCTGTGCAAGGAGCCCCTGACTGGCTTCAGATTTTACTGGGAGGCAGAGTGGAACGGGGAGTTTTCCATTGGGGTGGCCTACAAGAGCATCAGTCGCAAGGGGAAGAATTCACACAGCCTGCTGGGCTACAATGACAAGTCTTGGAGTCTCCTCTGCTCAGACTCAGGCTACTCAGCTTGGCACAACAAAGTAGACCGCGACCTTCCTGATTCTCCCAGGGCTACACGAATTGGCGTGTACCTGGACTATGCAGGCAACacagtggctttttactcaGTCTCAGAGACGATGGAGCTTATCCACAGATTCAAAGCGCAGTTTAGTGAGCCTTTATATGCAGGTTTTGGTGTTGGCTCCTCAGTTACCCTCTGCCAGCTGAAGCAGAATCCAATGCCTTACTAAGACGAACTAACAGGAAAATTTACCATTGTAAAGTGTACAGTACTCAAGTATAAGAAAATTGGCTGAATATTGACTGtacagtgaaatgtaaagttATTTTATGCAATATTCAATTTTAAActcctctctgactgtctcaacaaaaaaattaaacaagttTCACAAAGTATTTACCGCACAGTTGCTGCACTATTAGATTGCACATATTTGTATGCACACACTGAATGTTCTTGTAAAATATGATGATAATGCTTCAATGAATGTTATTTCAAGGCTATAACTTAAGATCTATATGCCAATATGTTCATCTATATGTATGTTGATTTAATATAGGTACTGCAGATAACACAGTAGCGGTCATGCAATCCTGTAGCGCTAATAACAGAAGACTTATATTCAACTGTAGTGTTTTTATGAGCATTAGCATGTTGAAATAATCTGCAGACAGATGTCAAAattattcatacagtatgtgtatgtttgtatatatgtacaataaaaaaagcaaaagtctACATCTTGTTtcaacattaacacatttttattgccCTACAGAGAGCGACATTCACAATTAAGatatgaagcaataaaaaaatacctttataacattttatataaactgatatgagtaaatctgttatttacaGTTACTCAACTAAGACATTAAAATATGATCATGTTACGTTATTAACAcctgcatttttaaataattcatttactgtgttttattgacttatttctctgatcaaaacaaatcaaaaagtCTTCATGATGAGAGCCTTAATGCTTATAGACAAATGCATTTACTGGACAGTTTCCCCACCTGATACAGATAGAGGGGAGGTGGGAGAAAACTTGTTATGACAAAGATAAAGACGTTTACCGAGTTAGCTGCAAAAAACTGGGATGTTGATATGGTTCCCATCAAGGATAATACAAGTGCAATCGGAAGCTGAGACACAATTATGACCACCAGATTAATCAAAATGATCTTGAAAGCCCTTTTCTTAATGCTGTTACCCCTGTGTTGGTCCCTCTGCCCTTCACATGGCCTCGGGCATTTCAGAGCTATAAGAATTGAGACGCAGCAGAAAGAGGAACAGATACAAAGCTGCTGATTGTAAATTGAAAGCTATGCCAACAATGGTAACCATGATCACTGTTagccaagaaacacagcaacatgcCACCCTGTACGTCAGAGGTTTACACCTGAGGAATGTCACAGGATGGATGGTTGCAAGGTACTGTTCCAGGCAGATATAACTCTGGACCAAAGGTCGcagaataaaaatacaccaGAGAACTTAAAAAGCTTTTTGAAGACATCGATTGAATCGCAATTGGCCAGGAAATAGCAAAtgcctgagagacagagaaggctCTCCATCATAATCTGGTTGAGAGGGATGAAATCAGAAGCtatcttctctcttcttcccctCAGTATAAGCCACAGGATGTAAACATTGGTGGGGAGACCAAAGAGAAGGTAAATTTGTGGCCGTATTGTTGATGCTGGAAATATTCAATTTCTTCCTAATGATAAACACAATATCCTAAACAACTTCTGTGATACTACAGTTTCAGCACCAGGATGGAGGcatgttatttacatattatacaACACATAGTTCTGACCAAGCATTTAGAAtgtgctcaaatcagcatgacagcacacctagccatgctcaaatgaaaaaagcctcatcactaaTCCCTGGGCCACACTGGATGCGTAAGTAGCGCGTGTGCgtcgcggaacctcttgcttttcatttcggcgcccatgttaacagcTTAGAGCGGCCACACTGTTcaaaatttccattttataGCCTGTTTagtaattgttgttgttgtggcgCATTTGATTATGCCAACAGTAATCTGAGAGGTAAGAGCAGCAGGTGAGACTATTTTCATGTCAGTGTCAGCCGAACTCTGCATCAAGTTTGAATCCATGTAGCTTTAGATTAAAGGGGTGAATTTGCTGGTAAATTTTGTATGTTTAGTATGTGTCACTGTGCACTGCCTCTCAAGTTGCTGTAAAGGCTTGCTGTTGAGTTACTGAGCAATCTTTACCTTGTATTAAAGGACAGGtccagtttttcaagtctgtcttaaaacaacagtcaggtgaccATATGAATACtcactgtaattattcctcctgttcatactggctattaaaagatccccttaaaatttacagttttttttagcatcaaattccctctttgtgtttcctcgggcagtgtttcccttttgagctgcagtggaagtatagtaacaaaaagaggaactgtaacgttgaaatatatctacttgatttgactcatttggatgactgaagcttcatattagcttcagaagGAGACTGGTGGATTTTGacccccatcatttacattgtaagtgcattatgaagggatcttccaATGgacagtatgaacaagaggaattaTTATGGCaggaaaaacctatttcaatgttcttttgggcacctgactattgttttaagacagacttgaaaaactatGAACCCATCCCTTAACATGCGTAGTAAGATGAACAAAGTAAACAGTCATTTCTGGTTATGACTTCTGAGCAGGCACAAAATGAACACTACCACTGCAGAGAATGGTTTGTCAAGCTACCCCTCTGTTGTTGAATATGATCATTTGGCTTTAAGCAAGGCTGCAATTTCAGTTAACATCGTCCTGAGTCGTCCATTAAATGTTTATGTCACGTGGCTCATACTGACCGGAGCCAGACAGACTTTGACCTCAGATATCTTTTCTCTAAACCTGGCTATGtctgagatttttttctctttatccagtatatgtttttttatatttataaagttGAAGTTATTCTTATGTTTAGAAGTCTTCGTGTTTTCACTTGGCCTTCTCTATACAGCTCGTCCTGTCTTCCAGTGCTGCATCTGTGTTACTACAGTGAAGAAAATGATGTCACTGATCATGAGCTCCATGAccattcatttctttttgtatGTGGCTGCTATTCCACTGCAATGTTTCTTGACATTTATTGAGTTTACCTGTGCTGAAACCATTCGCACAAGCTTAGCTTTAGCAACTGGGTTTATACAACCCCTTCTCTACCTCCACAGGAACGGAAAACTTACCTGCTTCaggaacagttttttttaaataaatgtgttattgtgaatatacattcatttttatatgtgAAATAGCAcctctgttctctttttcttttgtactaAAACTGCTTTAACAACAGTCTATGCTCATGACTCAAAAATGGTGTAAACTAAGCTGCCTGTATTCTACATTGATTCTCATTGTgacatc
The DNA window shown above is from Thunnus maccoyii chromosome 2, fThuMac1.1, whole genome shotgun sequence and carries:
- the ftr84 gene encoding tripartite motif-containing protein 16 isoform X2 is translated as MGVYSCPQCRATFTPRPVLRRNLPDVNYEPRRQLPELTPFPYMHRESFCDFCVGRRNKAVKSCLMCLAYYCETHVKPHYESSTFKRHKLVDETGHLDRKICPQHEKGLELFCRSDQMCICVLCTVREHRSHNITSAEEERTEKQKVLVVTQSEVQHIIQERMKELQELKHNVDVLKSCAQRAQAESDKTFHEMLQAVERWKAEINQMIKANMQSAMSQAEGYVDRLEQEILELQRRDAELRQILETEDNIHFLQNFPTLCVPPEAMVPKVLINPQFSFGEMSKTATEMKEHLDDICKKELSKISKTVSETPVYILLPRNGDKRLKVPGRVDFQEPKTRQDFLRYSSKMSFDPNTVYKELVLSDGNQRITRKKTVQFYPDHPDRFDGFSQVLCKEPLTGFRFYWEAEWNGEFSIGVAYKSISRKGKNSHSLLGYNDKSWSLLCSDSGYSAWHNKVDRDLPDSPRATRIGVYLDYAGNTVAFYSVSETMELIHRFKAQFSEPLYAGFGVGSSVTLCQLKQNPMPY
- the ftr84 gene encoding tripartite motif-containing protein 16 isoform X1 — its product is MAESSFPLPPEAYCPLCVDALRDPVTIGCGDTYCLECIKIYWDQFDHMGVYSCPQCRATFTPRPVLRRNLPDVNYEPRRQLPELTPFPYMHRESFCDFCVGRRNKAVKSCLMCLAYYCETHVKPHYESSTFKRHKLVDETGHLDRKICPQHEKGLELFCRSDQMCICVLCTVREHRSHNITSAEEERTEKQKVLVVTQSEVQHIIQERMKELQELKHNVDVLKSCAQRAQAESDKTFHEMLQAVERWKAEINQMIKANMQSAMSQAEGYVDRLEQEILELQRRDAELRQILETEDNIHFLQNFPTLCVPPEAMVPKVLINPQFSFGEMSKTATEMKEHLDDICKKELSKISKTVSETPVYILLPRNGDKRLKVPGRVDFQEPKTRQDFLRYSSKMSFDPNTVYKELVLSDGNQRITRKKTVQFYPDHPDRFDGFSQVLCKEPLTGFRFYWEAEWNGEFSIGVAYKSISRKGKNSHSLLGYNDKSWSLLCSDSGYSAWHNKVDRDLPDSPRATRIGVYLDYAGNTVAFYSVSETMELIHRFKAQFSEPLYAGFGVGSSVTLCQLKQNPMPY